The following is a genomic window from Malus sylvestris chromosome 7, drMalSylv7.2, whole genome shotgun sequence.
TCATTAAAGAATTATAAATTTTGTTGAGAACTAGAGTGTTGTTACACATGTATAAGgtttaataaaattttgtaagAATTTATCCAAAggtttgcttcttttttttttttttttttttttttgatcttACTATTGTTAGATGGTTCTACGTATGGTGAAATTTCAACTACCTTCGTGATATCAAAGAGTGTTTGCCCATGTGTTATAAGACATTTAAAAGTGGTATTTCCAAGACGATTTGTATTAGTATTTCTTATTGAATTTTAAGAAGCTTATGGTATGGCACAAGTTCCATGAAAATAAGCTTATGACGGTTTTTGTTGCATTTCACAAAGGATAATGATGATGTTAGGAAGATCatctatttaaattatattttataaaatatgatATGATTGTTGTTGATTGGATTATCACTTAAGTATTTATTagcgtgtttattttttattgatgatacattatatgatttgtaaatttggtttaaacAATTGATCTAAtctcttaaaaaaatatatatatatgctttatttaaataaaacaataattGATATTTAAtgaggttaattaattagttagatCAACTTGAAGTTTATAGAAAATCACTGTGCCCTAGCGAGTTGTGGTGGGATTGTACTGCATCTGCTACATGCATCATTTTAGGAATGAAAATGATGGGAACATTTAGTCTTCAAAAGGGGTCCAATCTTCATTGGGAGTTTAGTCTTCAAAAGGGGTCCAATCTTCATTGGGAGTTcgaattccccccccccccccccccaaccgcCCACCCTTTTTTGTATCTTCTTGAAAAAAGATAAAAGGTAGTAAACGCGGTTGACAATGTTGAGAAAGTTAGACTAGAGTATAGTAGATGCAACACGGTTTCAGTGGGTGAGACGTGACAtgacaaatcaattaaaatgaACTTTTTGACATCTTTACGTGTTTTGTAAACTTATAAATGATGAAACTAAACTTTTGAATTGAACAGTCCGCTATATCATGACTTGAAAATTCCGTGTCTGGCGTTAGTGGAACTTTCAACGAAAATGAATGTCAACCACCATAGGGATTAGTCTCCATTCTAGTActagtcctctctctctctcactaatCTTGTGATTCGTTATGAATTAACTTCTTCTTTTGGTATGTGTGGCCGGGTGAGATATATAGGTTCATGCTTTTTAAGTAGGAAACTGTAGTTTGTGAACTTAATTCAATAATTCTTGctaatgaacaaaaaaaaatgaggaagaaCTGATCAACTTGATTCCTAATGAGTCATGACCCAAAAGGCTTGGCCCAATCTCTTGAGCCTACAAGAACTCCAAGTCTCTATTAAACCCATTCATCTTAAGCTTAATTAAATATACTAAAATTAAAATACTGCAATATTAACATAGTACATGCATGATATTCATGAATATAGCACACACCTGAAAGCACATTTCCAAAAAAGCTGGAAATTACAGACAttcacacatacatacatatacatacatacatatatgtataatataGGCATGGGGATGGGCGGGAGTTTCACCGAAACAGACTAAAACATAACAGTGAAACTCTGTGGCTTCATTTTCTTCTACTTACGAACCTATAATTTAGCTATATATAGTAGGGTTATTAAGGCCATAACAAATACTGGCCTCAATTTTCCTAATAATATTTCTTAAAAGCTTATGTACAAAATCTAGCTAATTAACTGATCTAGGTGAATTCCCAGGACCCCAAATTTGAGCAAGTGACCTGCTCGAAGAAGACGCTTTTCTCCACCTTGCAATCCGTAACAAGAAAGTTAACACCTCCGACGGATCCTGCAGGGAATAGCAAGCTTTGGTATCCTTTGGGGTTGAAGACACAATTATCGGAAACCCTAGTCCTCTACTTCGTATCACCTGCATGTATGTACAACAAGTAATTAGTATTAATCCACAAAATTAACTACAAGTATGAAAATTAATGAAACAGTTGGATCTGTTGTAGGCACCTTGAAAGCATCTTCATCAGTCCGATCATCCCCAATGTACAACGGGAGGACGTCACTGGAATTGCTGAATCCAAGAGTGTCAAGTAAATATTCTAGGGCATGACCTTTGTTCCATTCTATGGATGGCCGTACTTCCAAGACCTGAATAAATAAAGATGCACATGAAATCATGTTAACAATAAAACAATCTGTACACACGTTATAACTTATTACAAGGAAGAAATTAACATAGaatgtttttttatatatatgacCTACCTTTTTGCCGAAGGTGAGATGAAATTCAGGATAGTTTTCAAGTACAGACTTCACCTTTGCTTCTAATATGTCATAATCCTACGGACGCACGTATAtatacatcacttatcaagTCAATGAAGATTAAATACAGGATtgaaatgatagaaaaattggCTAAACTGAATGTTCTTAATTACCTCATCCTGGACCTTGCGGAAATGTACAGAGAGGCAGAATCTGTTGTCCTCTACCCTAGCACCTTCTATTTTCCTGGTTATCTCCTCTAACAGTGTTCGTATCTGCAGTTCCAATTAAAACGTAGATAAATTTCTTGTGTAAAAATTAAGGCACATCTGAACTCTGTATCTCCAATTAAatgacatttttattttcttataattGATAAGTACATTGAAAAGCATAAATGATATACTGTTTGCTAACCTCTTGGATTGCAGGCAGAAATCTTTTAGCAGGTTGAAAGAGAACGTCACTCGCCTGCACCGTTAGTAGTACTACTGTGTTATTATTGACCAAgccataaacacacacacacacacacacatatatatatatattaggggTATGCTGCACCAGTACAGAGAACTAGAAGAACACACACTGAGCAGTGATCACTGACATTTTTATCCATGGCTGTAGTGTGGTTCTTGCCATCGCAGGGCTTTAGTGGCCTTGGTGGGACCATTATATCCATCCCATGGCTTCCAGCATAATATACATTACTTAACTGTACAAATCCTTTTACCTGTAGAACCAAATTAAATGAGAAAATTCTTCTATCACAGTGTTTGTTGATGAACATTTCAAATTTTCTCGAGATTATATTGATGCTTAATCATTACCTTATCTCTACTCCTTCCACTAATTACTGCTGTTGGAAAATACTTGGCAACTTCCCGCACTGCAGCACGCATCTGCCGGCATATGGAACATAGTTAATATAATTAGGATGGATTGAGTCATATGTAAAAACGGGAACATTGTTATCAAGAAAATTAAAGACTACCTCATCAGACATGAAGGCACGGTCAGGATCATCAACAATTGGTGAAAGGGTCCCATCGTAGTCTAGGAAAACAACCATCCTCTTCCCTTTTGCTGCTTTCATCATCTGATCAAATGAGCCCAATGCAGAAGGGTGCTCAACCTAAACATATAACACCCAAAAAAGAATCATAATATAAAAACGAACAAGGATAATCAAAGCAGTGATATATGGTAAGAATTGTCATAAGATCACCAACTAAGTCCAAATGGCTAGAACGTACCACCCAGGAATTATAAGCTAAATCTGAGGAAATTGGTCTATTAGGGGTAGAGATGTCATGCAGGTTTGAGGTGATTGATGCTAAGGAAAGATTGACACTGTTCTCGTCATTCTTTACTGCTTTTGTGATGGGTTGCACCTTTTGCTTATTGGAAGTTGATGACCTATGGAGTCCCATTGCTCGGTTCAGCTTCGCCGAGTTTGTCATGATCACCTATTTTCGCACAAATTCCAAACGAAAATATGAAGAggctatatatataaaaagtgtCACACAAGTACATAAACCAAACTTTACCATTTTTAAAAAGTTTATGAGGTAGAGAAAATTAAACAAtttgaaattacaaataatatgAACTGAATTCCCTTGTATGGTCTGAAAAAGAGTTCTATAAGCTAAGGAAACTAAGAGCCTCTTAGCTTTCCGGGGACCAGAACCTTTTAGCTTCTAACAAGACAAAATGTTTTCCTCCTTCTCTTTGCCACCGATTAGGTCAAAGTCACTCACGTTATCCTCTCCCTCTTTTTTATTGACATATATATAACAAGATTTGTCACAATCCACGACCACTCCTGATTTATTTAATGAGATTTTCTTTATGCACTTTATTATCGAATGAATTTGTATATGAGGTTAGTAAGATCTTAAGATCTAAAAAGGattaaaaagagagaaaatataaGATTTCGCACTCACGTTTCCACCTTTCcaaacatttaaaaaatttatttagagTGTCATCGTCATGCTTAACTAGTTCAAAACCAATAGTTCTCATTAGAATCACTAAACAGTAGGTATGGTCATATTTCCATACATAAAGCAAGCAACATGGATAATTAAATATGGTCAAGATTAAACATAAATCTGTGTGTATAATTTAAAAGGTTAAAGTCGGTATCGGATAAAACATCTTTTGCTTTTCAAAGGGAGAAAGATAATGTCGTTTTCAGAAGCTAACATCTTTTCGTAGGAAAAAAGAACaacaaaacaagaacaagagGGCCAGTTTAGTGTGTGAATAATTAGATTTGGTGACTCGACATTACTTTTTAAACCTAAAGGGTCTGTCTCAGGGGGAGTCACCAAAC
Proteins encoded in this region:
- the LOC126627788 gene encoding probable trehalose-phosphate phosphatase 4 isoform X2 produces the protein MTNSAKLNRAMGLHRSSTSNKQKVQPITKAVKNDENSVNLSLASITSNLHDISTPNRPISSDLAYNSWVVEHPSALGSFDQMMKAAKGKRMVVFLDYDGTLSPIVDDPDRAFMSDEMRAAVREVAKYFPTAVISGRSRDKVKGFVQLSNVYYAGSHGMDIMVPPRPLKPCDGKNHTTAMDKNASDVLFQPAKRFLPAIQEIRTLLEEITRKIEGARVEDNRFCLSVHFRKVQDEDYDILEAKVKSVLENYPEFHLTFGKKVLEVRPSIEWNKGHALEYLLDTLGFSNSSDVLPLYIGDDRTDEDAFKVIRSRGLGFPIIVSSTPKDTKACYSLQDPSEVLTFLLRIARWRKASSSSRSLAQIWGPGNSPRSVN
- the LOC126627788 gene encoding probable trehalose-phosphate phosphatase 4 isoform X1 yields the protein MVIMTNSAKLNRAMGLHRSSTSNKQKVQPITKAVKNDENSVNLSLASITSNLHDISTPNRPISSDLAYNSWVVEHPSALGSFDQMMKAAKGKRMVVFLDYDGTLSPIVDDPDRAFMSDEMRAAVREVAKYFPTAVISGRSRDKVKGFVQLSNVYYAGSHGMDIMVPPRPLKPCDGKNHTTAMDKNASDVLFQPAKRFLPAIQEIRTLLEEITRKIEGARVEDNRFCLSVHFRKVQDEDYDILEAKVKSVLENYPEFHLTFGKKVLEVRPSIEWNKGHALEYLLDTLGFSNSSDVLPLYIGDDRTDEDAFKVIRSRGLGFPIIVSSTPKDTKACYSLQDPSEVLTFLLRIARWRKASSSSRSLAQIWGPGNSPRSVN